In Burkholderia contaminans, one genomic interval encodes:
- a CDS encoding ATPase, T2SS/T4P/T4SS family: MSTVRADIEIGHEGVLADLEFSDLYLEATGRAWYKTWALDPLRHEITGSALEGVTRLRQHIEASVSKREFRIKWDGVGMRGALFETQAGEMYVLRRNLPHALPFHTLGYGQRVESALLAPAIRTGGLVLFTGGASSGKTVGLTAWTVAMMRTYGGAGYTVENPIEIELEGDYTGEDGVTGTLYQKEIDEDEQFGHEIRRRLRGGPNLLMIGELRNADAVAQALLAATSGVVVGASYHANDQITGLQRLSGMVRDAGFDGGLFANGLAAVIHQQMVLTHREGEITRQLRVSPLILTGSRNETGIRSQLHGVDFRQLSTEVDHQRRVMANLSTGVAF, from the coding sequence ATGTCAACCGTTCGTGCCGACATCGAGATTGGCCACGAAGGCGTGCTCGCCGATCTCGAGTTCTCGGACCTGTACCTCGAGGCGACGGGACGTGCTTGGTACAAGACTTGGGCACTTGATCCGCTGCGCCACGAAATCACTGGGTCGGCCCTTGAGGGGGTGACGCGTCTTCGGCAGCACATCGAGGCGAGTGTTTCGAAACGTGAGTTTCGGATCAAGTGGGATGGTGTTGGCATGCGCGGCGCGTTGTTCGAAACACAGGCGGGTGAAATGTACGTGCTCCGCCGAAATTTGCCGCACGCCTTGCCGTTTCACACGCTCGGCTACGGTCAACGCGTTGAAAGCGCATTGCTGGCCCCCGCGATCCGGACGGGCGGGCTCGTATTGTTCACGGGGGGCGCGAGTAGCGGCAAGACCGTGGGTCTGACGGCTTGGACCGTTGCGATGATGCGGACATATGGTGGTGCAGGTTACACGGTCGAGAACCCGATTGAGATCGAGCTCGAGGGGGATTACACCGGCGAGGACGGCGTAACGGGCACGTTGTATCAGAAAGAGATCGACGAAGACGAGCAGTTTGGGCATGAGATCCGTCGACGCCTGCGCGGTGGCCCGAATCTGTTGATGATCGGTGAGTTGCGCAATGCGGATGCTGTTGCACAAGCACTGTTGGCAGCGACGAGTGGCGTAGTGGTGGGCGCGAGCTATCACGCGAACGACCAGATCACGGGGTTGCAGCGGTTGTCGGGAATGGTGCGCGACGCGGGATTCGACGGCGGATTGTTCGCGAACGGTCTCGCTGCGGTTATCCATCAGCAGATGGTGCTGACCCACCGCGAGGGCGAAATCACGCGGCAACTTCGTGTGTCGCCGCTGATCCTGACCGGTTCCCGCAACGAAACCGGCATTCGCTCGCAATTGCACGGCGTTGACTTCCGACAACTGAGCACCGAGGTCGACCATCAACGACGCGTGATGGCCAACTTGTCGACAGGGGTGGCGTTCTGA
- a CDS encoding DUF3717 domain-containing protein, whose translation MLPLAEDLPAPEVAIPPVTITQLEVAINRLRRRPLDVGNYGDAFDAHETQRAHLEVLYRSMVTKRQHAVPLSAIPESARFALHVSGSAQE comes from the coding sequence ATGTTGCCGCTGGCGGAAGATTTGCCCGCTCCGGAGGTTGCCATTCCTCCGGTCACGATTACGCAACTGGAGGTTGCCATCAACCGCCTGCGCCGGCGGCCGCTCGACGTCGGGAACTATGGCGACGCTTTCGACGCGCACGAGACCCAGCGTGCGCATCTGGAGGTGCTGTATCGAAGCATGGTCACGAAACGCCAACATGCGGTGCCTCTGAGCGCGATTCCGGAATCCGCGCGCTTCGCGCTGCATGTTTCAGGGAGCGCTCAGGAATGA
- the pilV gene encoding shufflon system plasmid conjugative transfer pilus tip adhesin PilV, protein MQAVLGTWYGALMWLVMAGSLTVWLQHSATAIKVAGAGNQAQVVASAMGRYVKDHGADLAATATAAQPVTVSMNDLQAGGYLVAGVSSTNVYRQQWFAQVLQPQPGQLQTMLFSSGGVAIPARDVATVAAQSSGRGNLGGFVPYPNQAGDATLQPTIAVGAGGSFRQSLVSYANPGSGHLAMLVGVADAPSDNGFLYRVPMPNRPELNNMQTDLGLTDTQGVAHDINGVNTANANTFRLANGAGMKGDQGGAIELGDMAGNNPGQAPYIDFHLGGQGAQDFNARFQNNADGNIRVSGAKGNGSLDVEGTLQAGNIATPGTYCPTNGKIAGNADGSGQILSCQFHTWMPIGGRWLRYGYYTVYDAWWVPQPTCPNGGSMQIQVTPQNFVVNDTTAVNTGPATWTGNGWQVHLTDGNGNGIPGAQGIAATYCSY, encoded by the coding sequence GTGCAGGCAGTTCTCGGAACGTGGTACGGCGCGCTGATGTGGCTCGTGATGGCGGGCAGTTTGACAGTCTGGCTGCAGCACTCGGCCACGGCCATCAAGGTCGCAGGCGCGGGCAACCAGGCACAGGTCGTGGCGAGTGCGATGGGTCGTTACGTGAAGGACCACGGCGCCGATCTGGCGGCAACCGCGACGGCAGCGCAACCGGTGACCGTGTCGATGAATGATTTGCAGGCTGGCGGGTATCTGGTGGCGGGCGTGTCGTCGACAAATGTGTATCGGCAGCAGTGGTTCGCGCAGGTGCTTCAACCGCAACCGGGTCAACTGCAGACGATGCTTTTCTCGTCGGGCGGGGTAGCGATTCCGGCGCGAGATGTGGCGACGGTAGCAGCGCAGTCGAGTGGTCGCGGCAACCTGGGGGGCTTTGTTCCGTATCCCAACCAGGCCGGGGACGCAACGCTGCAGCCGACGATCGCCGTAGGGGCGGGCGGTTCGTTTCGCCAAAGTCTGGTGAGCTATGCGAATCCTGGCAGCGGCCACCTCGCGATGCTGGTTGGGGTCGCTGACGCTCCGAGCGACAACGGCTTCCTGTATCGCGTCCCGATGCCGAATCGACCGGAACTCAACAACATGCAGACGGATTTGGGATTGACGGACACGCAAGGCGTCGCGCACGACATCAACGGTGTGAACACCGCGAACGCGAACACGTTCAGGCTTGCGAACGGCGCGGGAATGAAGGGCGATCAAGGAGGCGCGATCGAACTGGGGGACATGGCTGGGAATAATCCGGGGCAAGCGCCCTATATCGATTTCCACCTCGGCGGGCAGGGCGCGCAAGACTTTAATGCGCGATTCCAAAACAACGCGGATGGAAATATCCGTGTATCAGGGGCGAAAGGTAACGGGTCGCTCGACGTTGAAGGCACGCTTCAAGCCGGAAATATCGCCACGCCGGGCACCTACTGCCCGACGAACGGAAAGATAGCCGGCAATGCAGACGGGTCAGGGCAAATCTTGTCATGCCAGTTCCACACTTGGATGCCGATCGGTGGCCGCTGGCTGCGGTACGGCTACTACACGGTTTACGACGCGTGGTGGGTACCGCAGCCGACCTGCCCGAACGGTGGGTCAATGCAGATTCAGGTGACACCGCAAAACTTCGTGGTGAACGACACCACCGCGGTGAATACGGGACCGGCGACATGGACAGGTAACGGGTGGCAGGTCCACCTGACTGACGGAAACGGGAACGGGATTCCAGGTGCGCAGGGAATTGCCGCGACCTACTGCTCATATTGA
- the pilO2 gene encoding type 4b pilus protein PilO2: protein MVAIVSLPDTSGRFALGLTWEHEPVRPKSTALRERARRLGRYGLVRQTSTGVFQAGYGALPPGTRWPSRIHALASRVAEHHASPWLGVYRLTDDVSWLIAVRDGEIVPGGDVVGSHVDVDAARDALRAQDGWRDYDGTAADLAEMVGLTIPERGLTDLQATVPLAVWLGAAVVACGAMGIAGVVIWQQREDAAERLITITKQRAQAAARRAQREAELANPPWTRLPAPSTVFAECAAAWRGQDLSRGGWTLTAWRCAPTGDALTTTSDWTREGGTALGAPGALTTPDHSTEIKTQPANLPVSMSEAALDEAGRRAVWALVQTDSLSLELPEPARPAPASAAQEALPWRTRSAVFTLPAAPWTLYAAGFDAVPGLRVDGISYDLGKAQWTVQGALYTRTSTPRQADSNKQPTSLPVPAGARA, encoded by the coding sequence ATGGTAGCGATCGTTTCCTTACCGGACACGTCGGGCCGCTTCGCGCTCGGGTTGACATGGGAGCACGAGCCGGTGCGTCCGAAGTCGACCGCGCTGCGCGAACGCGCTCGGCGGCTCGGTCGGTACGGCCTCGTTCGCCAAACGTCGACGGGCGTGTTCCAGGCCGGATACGGTGCGTTGCCGCCCGGTACGCGGTGGCCGTCGCGTATCCACGCGCTCGCGAGCCGTGTCGCCGAGCACCATGCGTCGCCGTGGCTTGGCGTATATCGCCTGACGGATGATGTGTCTTGGTTAATCGCGGTACGTGATGGTGAGATCGTTCCTGGCGGGGACGTCGTCGGAAGTCACGTTGACGTCGATGCTGCACGCGATGCACTGCGGGCGCAGGACGGCTGGCGCGACTATGACGGCACTGCGGCTGACTTAGCCGAAATGGTTGGCCTGACCATTCCGGAGCGTGGCCTGACGGATCTGCAGGCGACGGTGCCACTCGCAGTGTGGCTCGGTGCCGCAGTAGTCGCGTGCGGTGCCATGGGAATCGCTGGCGTTGTGATCTGGCAGCAACGAGAGGACGCAGCGGAACGCCTGATCACGATTACGAAGCAACGGGCGCAAGCTGCGGCTCGGCGCGCGCAACGCGAGGCAGAACTCGCGAACCCGCCGTGGACAAGGCTGCCGGCCCCCTCGACCGTGTTCGCGGAATGTGCAGCAGCATGGCGAGGACAGGATCTTTCGCGCGGCGGATGGACCCTGACTGCTTGGCGGTGTGCTCCGACGGGCGACGCGCTCACGACGACGTCCGACTGGACCCGCGAGGGTGGCACGGCGCTGGGCGCACCAGGTGCGTTGACCACCCCTGACCATTCAACCGAGATCAAGACGCAGCCGGCAAACCTGCCAGTGTCGATGTCGGAAGCCGCCCTTGACGAGGCTGGTCGCCGTGCCGTCTGGGCGTTGGTTCAGACCGACTCGCTCTCCCTGGAATTGCCCGAGCCCGCGCGGCCGGCACCGGCGAGCGCCGCGCAAGAGGCATTACCCTGGCGCACGCGGTCTGCGGTCTTCACGTTGCCTGCCGCACCGTGGACTTTGTACGCAGCCGGCTTCGATGCAGTGCCTGGTCTGCGTGTCGATGGAATCTCGTACGACTTGGGAAAGGCCCAGTGGACGGTGCAAGGAGCGCTCTACACGCGTACGAGCACGCCGCGTCAGGCCGACTCCAACAAGCAACCCACATCGTTGCCGGTGCCGGCGGGAGCGCGCGCGTGA
- a CDS encoding pilus assembly protein PilN, with translation MVDATRAHLDRATEARPVVRMHEGPWLMGEQIVARKPQATLLDKRVSYRYPAGTLAEVAQWITRTTGIPTRIDSSVNDFPVGNSLKVSAPSAGVQPPLPPGFPGATGPLQAVPITSNAAPTLAAARTGQMLTYDGDLGGFLEVQNNRFNVWSRTQDGVITFFRTESRVFPLPSLTEAASMGGQISTGSGSNSSSGTGSSTGSTSSNGSSGSTGSDSGQQLSQSATIDPWKNLQQTAEAISNGGKVVADLNLGMLTVTGTPPQCDRVEAFFKSLNASFLKRIAIDARVYVVRKSREDNLGLSLALAYKNATGHTSAGITGVAPPTVSGSASPASFGANILTGPLAGTKGALQVLSALGDVTEVLSRAGITQNGKLLSLQDARKQRFTPSTQSTLASNVGSTTSQQSETLTTGFTAGFVPKLTNGMIVMNFNITLSQLVEMQLFPPGCSGLNCVQHPITQDTQLLQSVPLKPGETLVLTGMQDQTLTTRANGAGSPWVPILGGGADAQRNDTFIAVVISARLL, from the coding sequence GTGGTCGATGCGACCCGCGCGCATCTCGATCGCGCGACGGAAGCGCGGCCGGTGGTTCGCATGCACGAAGGTCCCTGGCTGATGGGCGAACAGATTGTCGCCAGGAAACCGCAGGCGACGCTTCTCGACAAGCGCGTGTCGTATCGCTATCCAGCTGGCACGCTCGCCGAGGTTGCGCAGTGGATCACGCGGACCACGGGCATCCCGACGCGTATCGATTCGTCCGTCAATGATTTCCCGGTAGGCAACTCGCTAAAGGTTAGCGCACCCTCGGCGGGCGTCCAGCCGCCGCTGCCGCCGGGATTCCCAGGGGCAACAGGTCCGCTCCAGGCGGTGCCGATCACGTCGAACGCAGCGCCGACGCTTGCGGCGGCACGAACCGGCCAGATGCTTACGTACGATGGCGATCTCGGCGGCTTCCTCGAGGTACAGAACAATCGCTTCAACGTTTGGTCGCGTACGCAAGATGGCGTGATCACCTTTTTCCGGACCGAGAGCCGCGTATTCCCGCTGCCAAGCCTTACCGAGGCGGCGTCGATGGGCGGCCAGATTTCGACTGGCTCGGGTAGCAACTCATCGAGCGGCACGGGGTCGTCCACCGGTTCGACGAGCTCGAACGGTTCGAGCGGCTCGACCGGAAGTGACAGCGGGCAGCAGCTGTCGCAGTCCGCTACCATCGATCCGTGGAAGAACCTGCAGCAGACAGCCGAGGCGATCTCGAATGGCGGGAAGGTCGTAGCTGACCTGAACCTTGGCATGCTCACGGTGACCGGGACACCGCCTCAATGTGACCGCGTTGAGGCTTTCTTCAAGAGCCTCAATGCGTCGTTCCTCAAGCGCATCGCAATCGACGCGCGCGTGTACGTGGTCCGGAAATCCCGCGAAGATAATCTCGGGCTCAGCCTCGCGCTCGCGTACAAGAACGCAACGGGCCATACGAGCGCTGGTATCACTGGCGTGGCGCCTCCTACGGTGTCCGGCAGTGCGTCTCCTGCATCGTTCGGCGCGAACATTCTCACGGGTCCCCTCGCGGGCACCAAGGGCGCGCTCCAGGTGCTGTCGGCACTGGGTGATGTGACCGAGGTCCTGTCGCGCGCGGGGATTACGCAAAATGGCAAGCTGCTTTCGCTCCAGGATGCACGCAAACAGCGCTTCACGCCGTCGACACAGAGCACGCTCGCTTCGAACGTTGGTTCGACCACGTCGCAGCAAAGTGAAACGCTCACGACAGGCTTTACGGCCGGGTTCGTGCCGAAGTTGACCAACGGCATGATCGTGATGAACTTCAATATCACCTTGTCGCAACTGGTGGAGATGCAGCTCTTCCCGCCCGGGTGCTCAGGGCTGAATTGCGTGCAGCATCCGATCACGCAGGACACGCAGCTGCTGCAAAGCGTGCCGCTCAAGCCGGGCGAAACGCTCGTGCTGACCGGCATGCAGGACCAGACGCTGACCACCCGCGCAAATGGCGCCGGCTCGCCTTGGGTTCCGATCCTTGGCGGCGGTGCAGACGCGCAACGAAACGACACGTTCATCGCGGTCGTCATCAGCGCGCGTCTGCTGTGA
- a CDS encoding type 4 pilus major pilin — protein MGEVLGTWWGRIMMLLGIAAVVGVIVASKSGGKVSNQASDITLFQGEARQQLGNTPNGYTNCTTANTAALITAGIVPPGMVRAGALTNRWGGAVTLAPVNNGAQCSVTLAGITDTKECSKLATTLQDYDSLVIGTTTFTKDALPDGVSAGAACKGNTSLQITFS, from the coding sequence ATGGGTGAGGTACTGGGAACGTGGTGGGGGCGAATCATGATGCTGCTCGGGATCGCCGCGGTCGTCGGCGTGATCGTGGCATCGAAGAGCGGCGGGAAGGTTTCAAACCAGGCGAGCGACATTACGCTCTTTCAAGGCGAAGCGCGACAGCAACTCGGTAACACGCCGAACGGCTACACGAACTGCACGACGGCCAACACAGCCGCATTGATCACCGCCGGAATTGTGCCGCCAGGCATGGTGCGGGCGGGGGCACTCACGAATCGGTGGGGCGGTGCAGTGACCCTCGCGCCGGTCAACAACGGTGCTCAGTGTTCGGTGACGCTCGCTGGTATCACCGATACAAAGGAGTGCAGCAAGCTCGCGACGACGCTGCAGGACTACGACTCGCTGGTTATCGGCACGACGACGTTCACGAAGGATGCGTTGCCCGATGGTGTGTCGGCTGGCGCAGCCTGCAAGGGCAACACGTCACTCCAGATCACGTTCTCATAA
- a CDS encoding NYN domain-containing protein, whose amino-acid sequence MTRHVFIDNSNLFIGAQRAAGAYEPAAAPLAVRLAYANLFVLLHGDEPVGTRVMIGSGPPNLRAAWDGARAFGYDTDLFIAPNARPRERGVDELVQLKIANALLDHPAPQTLVLVTGDGNASEFGTSFIEQIARALRLGWRVELWSWREQLSSRLVDQADLSTGRMTIRLLDPHYRAITRVKSGQFIVGGKMVRQYAREAERLPLDMLESTV is encoded by the coding sequence ATGACCCGGCACGTTTTCATCGACAACTCGAACCTGTTCATTGGGGCGCAGCGGGCGGCCGGGGCGTACGAGCCGGCGGCCGCACCGCTCGCCGTGCGGCTCGCGTACGCGAACCTGTTCGTACTGTTGCATGGCGACGAGCCGGTCGGCACCCGCGTGATGATCGGCTCGGGCCCGCCGAATTTGAGGGCGGCCTGGGACGGCGCGCGCGCATTCGGGTACGACACTGACCTGTTCATCGCGCCGAACGCTAGGCCGCGCGAGCGTGGTGTCGATGAACTGGTTCAGCTCAAGATCGCAAATGCGCTGCTTGACCACCCGGCCCCGCAGACGTTGGTGCTCGTGACCGGGGACGGCAACGCGAGTGAGTTCGGGACAAGCTTCATCGAGCAGATCGCGCGTGCGCTCCGGCTTGGGTGGCGAGTCGAGTTGTGGTCGTGGAGGGAGCAACTGTCGTCACGGCTGGTGGACCAGGCAGACCTGTCCACCGGCCGGATGACGATTCGCCTTCTTGACCCGCATTACCGAGCGATCACACGCGTGAAGTCGGGGCAATTCATTGTCGGCGGCAAGATGGTTCGGCAGTACGCACGAGAGGCGGAGCGGCTGCCGCTAGACATGCTGGAATCGACGGTCTAA
- a CDS encoding type II secretion system F family protein, producing the protein MIGKSFSFPWSARRRIAQRVHSLPWKLRARFYEDAIHQMPQGDSPFEIFRDLQQSLLRRKKRTDAQRVHRAMRTIEDGESLVRALGADVGTVERSILEIGEQKNSGGLAAAMQQILDERARVTRIQSAAWGAVFEPLVCVGAMQSFFYVLGTEVMPAIESLVPRTHWNTLTHLLDWFGWLGTGAGPIVTAVGAIAAGVAATRALPVWTGRGRQWVERHLFVFRYYRELQGTTWLLGFVAQVKAGVPQANALAQQIRHASPWLASRLRPVYRSLIEGERLGDALRKSKLDFPSPDLIERIGRLDGGEGGVERMELLATEHAAKLEKRLRTLVTILGYASLGLMLSVMGLVQIASNGLTENMMNSAGM; encoded by the coding sequence ATGATCGGTAAGTCGTTCTCCTTTCCGTGGTCTGCACGGCGGCGCATTGCGCAGCGCGTGCATAGCTTGCCGTGGAAACTGCGTGCGCGGTTCTACGAGGACGCGATCCACCAGATGCCGCAAGGCGACTCGCCCTTCGAGATCTTCCGGGATCTTCAGCAAAGCCTGCTACGTCGGAAAAAGCGGACGGACGCGCAACGGGTCCACCGCGCAATGCGGACGATTGAAGACGGCGAGTCGCTAGTGCGTGCGCTCGGCGCCGATGTGGGCACCGTCGAGCGAAGCATTCTGGAGATTGGCGAGCAGAAGAACAGCGGCGGCCTTGCAGCCGCAATGCAGCAGATTCTCGATGAGCGCGCACGCGTCACGCGGATTCAATCGGCCGCCTGGGGCGCGGTGTTCGAACCGTTGGTTTGCGTTGGCGCGATGCAGTCGTTCTTTTATGTGCTGGGCACGGAAGTGATGCCGGCAATTGAAAGCCTGGTCCCGCGCACGCACTGGAACACGCTGACACATTTGCTGGACTGGTTTGGCTGGCTCGGAACGGGTGCAGGCCCGATCGTTACAGCGGTTGGCGCGATTGCGGCCGGAGTGGCTGCCACCCGCGCCTTGCCTGTGTGGACCGGTCGAGGCCGTCAATGGGTGGAGCGCCATCTCTTTGTCTTCAGGTACTACAGGGAATTGCAAGGCACCACGTGGCTCCTGGGGTTTGTCGCGCAAGTGAAGGCCGGTGTTCCGCAGGCAAACGCACTTGCGCAGCAAATTCGCCACGCTTCGCCGTGGCTTGCCTCGCGGTTGCGGCCTGTCTACCGCTCGCTCATCGAAGGCGAGCGACTCGGCGACGCGCTTCGCAAATCGAAGTTGGACTTTCCGTCGCCGGACTTGATTGAGCGGATTGGTCGACTCGACGGTGGAGAGGGTGGCGTTGAGAGGATGGAGCTGCTGGCAACGGAGCACGCGGCAAAGCTGGAAAAGCGACTGCGGACACTGGTCACGATCCTCGGCTATGCCTCGCTGGGGCTGATGCTGTCGGTAATGGGACTGGTGCAGATCGCTAGCAACGGGCTGACCGAGAACATGATGAACTCGGCCGGGATGTAA
- a CDS encoding ATPase, T2SS/T4P/T4SS family yields the protein MKPFATTLKLLDPTTSGAGRMSVAPAAAPAELTVPEHLLSHVVCAGGEGGSLTLYVDQRSKSAAAFQTWLQRLDESAITYSVTSVTAAELERHRRQHATTASDDLSLAMQQEARLLLKLVDAAGISDGHVLQRRDHTEVQVRVDGDLMTSNRFSFRAEEGARFVGAIYNGLASNKPPSLAPREFQDALIDGHKLAGTGLSTVRIIRGPAEPVNSGGGFLIARFQSRPGAKRTMSRAEAIHALQLTVPAIPDTSINGIRWRGFPKSQVARIIRLGHMPHGLVAFTGPVGSGKTQAMDDLLQYLAERYPGRRQVTIEDPPEFEKPWAIVLPVNGMTYLELLHKTLRMDPNILLMAEIRTAAEAAATLQAALTGRLVLTTSHVTDPFRFFQRLEDLDPHQLAKAKTCDHEQVIGVIGVRLVPQLCPDCRVRLLDTSAHEVAPDVVDALLSWGGISQVHVRGAGCPTCLGRGVTGRQVIAEVVETDELLMADVRNRPIAEVKRAHHARPDSDYSMLAYAVAHVLAGRVDPTDAHAHIALRPRRDERLPSIEELMS from the coding sequence GTGAAGCCCTTTGCAACGACCCTCAAATTGCTCGACCCGACGACATCGGGGGCAGGTCGCATGTCGGTCGCGCCCGCAGCAGCGCCCGCAGAGCTCACGGTTCCGGAGCACTTGCTCTCGCACGTGGTGTGTGCCGGGGGTGAAGGTGGTTCATTGACGCTCTATGTCGACCAGCGCAGCAAGAGCGCTGCTGCGTTCCAGACCTGGCTGCAACGGCTCGACGAGTCGGCGATCACGTACTCGGTGACGTCTGTTACGGCGGCTGAGCTGGAGCGCCATCGTCGCCAGCACGCGACCACTGCCAGTGACGACCTATCGCTCGCGATGCAGCAAGAGGCGCGGCTACTGCTGAAGCTGGTTGATGCGGCTGGGATCAGCGATGGGCATGTGCTGCAGCGCCGGGACCATACGGAGGTTCAGGTCCGTGTCGATGGCGACCTGATGACTTCGAATCGGTTCTCGTTCCGAGCCGAGGAGGGGGCGCGCTTCGTCGGGGCAATTTACAACGGCCTCGCGAGCAACAAGCCGCCCTCGCTCGCTCCGCGGGAATTCCAGGACGCGCTCATCGACGGTCATAAGTTGGCGGGTACCGGATTGTCGACGGTCCGAATCATCCGGGGACCAGCCGAGCCGGTAAACAGCGGTGGCGGCTTTCTGATTGCCCGCTTTCAGAGCCGGCCGGGCGCCAAACGTACTATGTCGCGGGCCGAGGCAATCCATGCTCTGCAGCTCACGGTGCCGGCGATCCCAGATACCTCAATAAACGGAATCCGCTGGCGCGGTTTTCCGAAATCGCAGGTCGCCAGAATCATACGCCTCGGGCACATGCCCCACGGGCTTGTCGCTTTCACCGGCCCGGTCGGCAGTGGCAAGACCCAGGCGATGGACGATCTGCTGCAATACCTCGCCGAGCGCTATCCAGGGCGTCGTCAGGTCACGATCGAAGACCCGCCCGAGTTTGAGAAGCCGTGGGCGATCGTGCTGCCAGTGAATGGAATGACGTATCTCGAACTGCTGCACAAAACGTTGCGCATGGATCCGAACATTTTGCTGATGGCGGAAATCCGTACGGCGGCAGAAGCGGCGGCTACGCTCCAGGCAGCGCTGACAGGGCGCCTGGTGCTGACGACGTCGCACGTGACGGACCCGTTCCGATTCTTCCAGCGGCTTGAGGATCTGGATCCGCACCAGTTGGCCAAGGCTAAGACGTGCGACCACGAGCAGGTGATCGGTGTCATTGGCGTCCGTCTTGTTCCGCAGCTCTGCCCGGACTGCCGTGTGCGTCTCCTCGACACCTCGGCTCATGAGGTAGCGCCGGACGTGGTAGACGCGCTCCTGAGCTGGGGAGGCATTAGTCAAGTGCATGTCCGTGGTGCTGGCTGCCCGACGTGCCTCGGTCGGGGCGTGACGGGGCGACAGGTGATCGCCGAAGTTGTCGAGACTGACGAGCTGCTGATGGCCGATGTTCGGAACCGCCCGATCGCTGAGGTTAAGCGAGCTCATCACGCGCGTCCGGACTCCGACTATTCGATGTTGGCCTACGCCGTTGCTCACGTCCTGGCCGGGCGGGTCGACCCGACAGACGCGCACGCGCATATTGCACTGAGGCCGCGTCGCGACGAGCGACTGCCGAGCATCGAGGAGCTGATGTCATGA
- a CDS encoding CAP domain-containing protein has protein sequence MMIKHSKGRFAAVVVAAMLAACGGGGDGGSASTGTSNPGAGNGAGSGSTNGGSASAALPPQTSVPNPTYGAASAEAQAFATLNAYRQALGVGLLRQDAVLDIAALAHAKYELTNLGSGAISGLAHDESSSLPGFTGSWPLQRAQAAGAPKNQWVGENIGSAFAATPPGTPGADCVNQLLATVYHLQGVTSNTESVGVGVASTTPTATTPGVGSVCVFDLGTSTGVARNPDPNNPTDVNASPASGGQQFATNLVVSSPYDGETGVSTTMVTETPNPAPDLSAPGRPIMVRVNAATGNTLTVSSFQLVDSTGGAVAARILVPQSAVAGSTAKVTADSNNILFAGVAFLLPLSPLKPNTTYTVTFSGARDGVAVSVTRTFTTGAK, from the coding sequence ATGATGATCAAGCATTCGAAGGGCCGTTTTGCTGCTGTTGTGGTTGCCGCGATGCTCGCCGCCTGTGGCGGTGGTGGCGACGGTGGTAGCGCGTCGACGGGGACGTCGAATCCGGGGGCTGGTAACGGCGCGGGTTCGGGGTCGACGAACGGTGGATCGGCGTCGGCCGCGTTGCCGCCGCAGACTTCGGTACCGAACCCGACGTACGGGGCGGCGTCGGCGGAAGCCCAGGCATTCGCCACCCTCAACGCGTATCGCCAGGCACTGGGCGTCGGATTGCTGCGGCAGGATGCGGTCCTCGACATCGCTGCACTCGCGCATGCGAAGTACGAGCTGACGAACCTCGGGAGCGGCGCAATCTCCGGACTGGCGCACGACGAGAGCTCATCGCTGCCCGGCTTTACCGGCAGCTGGCCGCTGCAGCGTGCACAAGCGGCTGGGGCACCGAAGAACCAGTGGGTGGGCGAAAACATCGGTAGCGCGTTTGCAGCGACCCCGCCCGGTACGCCGGGCGCAGACTGCGTCAACCAGCTGCTCGCGACGGTGTATCACCTGCAGGGCGTCACTTCGAATACGGAATCGGTCGGCGTCGGCGTGGCCTCGACGACGCCGACAGCAACGACGCCGGGCGTGGGCTCAGTATGCGTGTTCGATTTGGGCACGTCGACGGGCGTCGCGCGCAATCCCGATCCGAACAATCCGACCGACGTGAATGCTTCCCCTGCATCGGGCGGGCAGCAATTCGCGACCAACCTGGTTGTCAGCTCGCCGTATGACGGCGAAACGGGCGTCTCGACGACGATGGTTACGGAGACGCCGAACCCTGCGCCGGACCTGAGCGCACCGGGGCGACCGATCATGGTGCGGGTCAATGCTGCAACCGGCAATACGCTGACCGTCTCGAGCTTTCAACTGGTCGACTCGACGGGCGGCGCTGTCGCAGCGCGGATCCTTGTTCCGCAATCGGCTGTTGCCGGATCGACCGCGAAGGTGACAGCCGATTCGAACAACATCCTGTTCGCGGGCGTCGCGTTCTTGCTGCCGCTCTCGCCGCTCAAGCCGAACACGACGTACACCGTGACGTTCTCTGGCGCCCGAGACGGTGTTGCGGTTTCGGTGACGCGGACCTTTACTACCGGCGCAAAGTAA